One Bacteriovorax sp. PP10 DNA window includes the following coding sequences:
- a CDS encoding ATP-binding protein, whose product MRLTSKLVRDAFIFLVVISLPAYFFAFNYTLNKNKSEREQTIVKHILSFKGSLSEALWFGDYPYTKQILNALSYNDGVTQVSLIDESMKMVFDVTSKGHTHSAELLKKKEQFLKSHSYETDGVKIIPDEKALSNYLLISLSKQNEDKLEKLGVLHVLYHYDDLKKEARVTAMIMIAVLLVVFLLFFLFEYLYLRTLLIKPLSDLEQAIGKMNSSGDIRLPVNQNHIFEIASLTKTFNKMGEEQQHSASIINAQQSKMINISKMSSLGEMAAGVAHEINNPLMITRGYLDKIQKTVNTDLEKYSEIAVPVEKAINGVMRVAKIVSGLRSFARNGNSDPMASVDLDKILSETLEMCFERFKHGEIALQTTNTVTAKILCRESQISQVFLNLLNNAFDAVTENEVKEKWVRLQVEEDKTASGKIVIRIIDCGNGIPEEVAKKVLEPFFTTKETGKGTGLGLSISVGIIEDHNGRLYLDAKHPNTCFVIELPVGT is encoded by the coding sequence ATGAGACTTACCAGCAAGCTTGTGCGGGATGCATTCATATTCTTGGTTGTGATCTCACTTCCGGCCTACTTTTTTGCTTTTAACTACACTTTGAATAAAAATAAAAGTGAGCGAGAGCAAACGATCGTGAAGCATATATTAAGTTTTAAGGGCTCTTTAAGTGAAGCTCTCTGGTTTGGTGACTATCCTTACACAAAACAAATCTTAAATGCCTTATCGTATAATGATGGTGTGACTCAAGTCAGTTTGATTGATGAGAGCATGAAGATGGTGTTTGATGTCACTTCAAAAGGGCATACGCATTCAGCAGAGCTTCTAAAGAAGAAGGAGCAATTTTTAAAAAGTCATTCTTATGAAACAGATGGAGTTAAGATCATTCCAGATGAGAAAGCTCTTAGCAATTATCTACTCATTTCCCTGTCAAAACAAAATGAAGATAAACTTGAAAAACTTGGAGTGCTCCATGTTCTTTATCACTATGATGATTTAAAAAAAGAGGCCCGAGTTACTGCTATGATTATGATTGCAGTCCTACTGGTTGTTTTTCTCTTATTTTTCCTTTTTGAATATTTATACCTAAGAACCTTGTTAATTAAACCGTTATCAGATCTGGAACAAGCGATCGGCAAGATGAATTCTTCTGGAGATATTCGATTGCCTGTAAATCAAAATCATATTTTTGAAATTGCGAGTCTGACAAAAACTTTTAATAAAATGGGTGAAGAACAGCAGCATAGTGCGAGCATTATCAATGCCCAGCAGTCGAAGATGATCAACATCAGTAAGATGTCTTCTTTGGGAGAGATGGCCGCCGGAGTGGCCCATGAAATCAATAACCCATTGATGATCACCAGAGGGTATTTAGATAAAATTCAAAAAACAGTTAATACTGACTTGGAAAAATACTCTGAAATTGCAGTTCCCGTAGAAAAGGCCATTAATGGAGTTATGAGAGTTGCAAAAATAGTTTCAGGTTTGAGAAGCTTTGCCCGCAATGGTAACAGCGATCCTATGGCCAGTGTCGATCTTGATAAGATACTTTCTGAAACTTTAGAGATGTGTTTTGAGCGCTTCAAGCATGGAGAAATAGCATTACAGACAACGAATACGGTTACAGCTAAAATCCTTTGTAGAGAGTCTCAGATCTCTCAAGTCTTTTTGAATTTACTGAATAATGCCTTCGATGCAGTGACCGAAAATGAAGTCAAAGAAAAGTGGGTCAGGCTTCAAGTCGAGGAAGATAAGACGGCCAGTGGAAAAATCGTTATTCGTATCATTGATTGTGGAAATGGGATTCCTGAAGAAGTCGCTAAAAAAGTTCTCGAGCCATTTTTTACCACAAAAGAAACGGGCAAAGGAACAGGTTTAGGCCTAAGTATCTCGGTTGGGATCATTGAAGATCACAATGGGAGATTATACCTGGATGCAAAACACCCCAACACATGTTTTGTTATCGAATTACCAGTTGGCACTTAA
- a CDS encoding pentapeptide repeat-containing protein, with product MSQYFENNIFNAEDFSHDSSSSAEFVGCQFIGIDFSEFNFSKLKFLDCTFSECNLSNVSLKSGVFRGVSFKKSKLIGLNWTETTTLASCTYSDCIMDYGVFQSMNLKGFSFTDCKMMEVEFGDCQLVKASLRGCVLRGSSFNKTNLSEADLRGSTEYFIDVRYTNIKKAKFSMPEALGLLSSLDIVLE from the coding sequence ATGAGTCAGTATTTCGAAAATAATATCTTCAACGCTGAAGATTTCTCCCACGACTCAAGCAGCAGTGCTGAGTTTGTGGGATGCCAATTTATTGGCATCGACTTCAGCGAGTTTAATTTTAGTAAACTCAAATTTTTAGACTGCACTTTTTCTGAATGCAATTTGAGTAACGTCAGCTTAAAGAGCGGAGTCTTTCGAGGTGTGAGTTTTAAGAAATCAAAACTCATAGGCCTTAACTGGACAGAGACGACAACTTTAGCGAGCTGTACTTATTCTGACTGCATAATGGACTACGGTGTTTTTCAATCGATGAATTTAAAAGGCTTCAGCTTCACTGATTGTAAAATGATGGAAGTAGAGTTTGGTGATTGTCAGTTGGTGAAGGCGAGTCTCAGGGGTTGTGTGCTTCGAGGGTCGTCTTTTAATAAAACGAATTTAAGTGAAGCTGATCTTCGTGGTTCGACGGAATACTTTATTGATGTTCGGTATACTAACATTAAAAAGGCCAAATTCAGTATGCCTGAAGCACTTGGTCTTTTATCTTCATTGGATATTGTCCTTGAGTAG
- a CDS encoding ATP-dependent zinc protease family protein → MKEQKTDLEFVGWRETVSLPKFKLKELRAKIDTGAKTSALHADKIEFITVKGEQYVRFLFITEDGKHHYIKSPLIEERSIRSSNGDRTVRPVVKTEIKMGHHRFEIEVTLINRDLMGFKMLIGREALNGRFLINPSKHHMLKTKKEKLQ, encoded by the coding sequence ATGAAAGAACAAAAGACCGATTTAGAATTTGTGGGGTGGCGTGAAACTGTTAGCCTACCCAAATTTAAGTTAAAAGAATTGCGAGCGAAAATCGATACAGGTGCAAAAACTTCAGCACTGCATGCAGATAAGATTGAATTCATCACTGTCAAAGGTGAGCAGTATGTCCGTTTCCTTTTTATTACTGAAGATGGCAAACATCATTATATTAAATCGCCGCTAATAGAAGAGCGCTCAATTAGAAGTTCCAATGGCGACAGAACCGTAAGGCCTGTTGTGAAAACAGAAATCAAAATGGGACACCACCGTTTTGAAATTGAAGTGACTTTGATCAACCGCGATTTGATGGGTTTCAAAATGCTTATTGGGAGAGAGGCCTTAAATGGAAGGTTTCTTATCAACCCGTCAAAACACCATATGTTAAAAACTAAAAAGGAAAAACTTCAATGA
- a CDS encoding DsbA family protein: MKQITLSLAVLSSVFLMGCSSDKDIKAQISKALQEDPTILTKAIEQHPAEFITALQNAAKNAQESMAKVKEDEEKKQLEESFSKPLIAEIRSDEAIRGPKDAVLTLVEYSDFECPFCSRGNETVEKLMKKYEGKIRFVYKHLPLSFHEKAMISAQYFEAIRIQNSDKAFAFHDEIFKNQSKLKEGTAFLDSAAKKAGADMVKLKKDLNSDAVKNRIAADVAEAGKFGMSGTPGFLINGVPVRGAYPAEYFVSLIEELQKRGQVKI, encoded by the coding sequence ATGAAACAAATCACACTATCACTTGCTGTACTCAGTTCTGTATTTTTAATGGGCTGTTCGTCAGACAAGGACATCAAGGCGCAAATCTCGAAGGCCTTACAAGAGGATCCAACGATCCTGACTAAAGCAATCGAGCAACACCCGGCCGAATTCATTACGGCGCTCCAAAATGCTGCTAAAAACGCTCAAGAATCGATGGCAAAAGTAAAAGAAGATGAAGAAAAGAAACAGCTGGAAGAATCTTTCAGCAAACCGCTGATCGCCGAAATTCGTTCTGATGAGGCGATCCGTGGTCCTAAAGATGCGGTTCTTACACTGGTAGAATACTCGGATTTCGAATGTCCATTCTGTTCACGCGGTAATGAGACAGTAGAAAAGCTAATGAAGAAATACGAAGGGAAAATTAGATTCGTCTATAAGCACCTTCCATTAAGCTTTCATGAAAAGGCGATGATCTCTGCTCAATATTTTGAAGCTATCAGAATTCAAAATAGCGACAAGGCCTTTGCTTTTCATGACGAAATTTTTAAAAATCAAAGTAAGTTAAAAGAAGGTACGGCGTTCTTGGATTCTGCAGCCAAGAAAGCTGGTGCCGATATGGTTAAACTTAAAAAAGATCTCAACTCAGATGCGGTAAAAAATAGAATCGCAGCTGACGTCGCAGAAGCAGGTAAATTCGGAATGTCGGGAACTCCAGGGTTCCTTATCAATGGGGTGCCAGTAAGAGGGGCGTATCCGGCCGAATACTTTGTTTCATTAATTGAAGAACTTCAAAAACGCGGACAAGTTAAGATCTAA
- a CDS encoding fumarate reductase/succinate dehydrogenase flavoprotein subunit: MSATNPNIKKLDGKTPTGPIAERWSEHKFHMKIVNPANKRKYSVIVVGTGLAGGSAAASLAELGYNVKTFCVQDSPRRAHSIAAQGGINAAKNYTNDGDSVHRLFYDTVKGGDYRARESNVHRLAEVANNIIDQCVAQGVPFAREYGGTLSNRSFGGSQVSRTFYARGQTGQQLLLGAYSAMMKEVHNGKITSLTRREMTELVIIDGKARGVIVRNMITGEFEKHMADAVVLATGGYGNVFYLSTNAKASNASAAFRAYKKGAYFGNPCFTQIHPTCIPVSGDHQSKLTLMSESLRNDGRVWVPKAKGDKRPPSQIPENERDYYLERIYPSFGNLVPRDVASRNAKNMCDAGFGVGATGLAVYLDFASAIEREGEDKIRARYGNLFEMYEQITDSNPYKNPMMIYPAIHYTMGGLWVDYNLMSNVEGLFVIGEANFSDHGANRLGASALMQGLADGYFVLPYTIGNYFASNKFEKLELTHHEFEKALAESKAKFDRLLAVNGTKTVDHFHKQLGHVMWDNVGMARNEAGLKKAIDQIRSIREQFWKDVKVTGTNVDVNTELEKAGRVADFLELGELMALDALERTESCGGHFREESQTEEGEAKRDDENFAHVAAWEYQGEGVKPIRNIEELKFEYVKLTQRSYK; encoded by the coding sequence ATGTCTGCTACAAATCCAAACATTAAAAAACTAGATGGTAAAACTCCTACTGGTCCAATCGCTGAACGTTGGAGCGAACACAAGTTTCACATGAAGATCGTTAACCCTGCTAACAAGAGAAAGTACTCTGTTATCGTAGTGGGAACTGGTCTTGCTGGTGGATCTGCCGCTGCTTCACTTGCTGAACTTGGATACAACGTAAAAACTTTCTGCGTACAAGATTCACCAAGACGCGCTCACTCGATCGCTGCTCAAGGTGGTATCAACGCTGCAAAAAACTATACTAATGATGGTGACTCTGTTCACCGTTTATTTTATGACACTGTAAAAGGTGGTGACTATAGAGCTCGTGAATCAAACGTTCACCGTCTTGCTGAAGTTGCCAACAACATCATCGATCAATGTGTGGCCCAAGGGGTACCATTTGCTCGTGAATACGGTGGAACACTTTCAAACAGATCATTCGGTGGATCTCAAGTATCACGTACATTCTATGCTCGTGGACAAACAGGTCAGCAGCTTTTATTAGGTGCATACTCTGCCATGATGAAAGAAGTTCACAACGGAAAAATCACATCACTTACTCGTCGTGAGATGACTGAACTAGTTATCATCGATGGAAAAGCTCGCGGTGTAATCGTTAGAAACATGATCACTGGTGAATTCGAAAAACATATGGCAGACGCTGTTGTTCTTGCGACTGGTGGATACGGAAACGTGTTCTATCTTTCTACAAACGCAAAAGCATCAAACGCATCAGCAGCATTCCGCGCTTACAAAAAAGGTGCTTATTTCGGAAACCCATGTTTCACGCAAATTCACCCGACTTGTATTCCGGTTTCTGGGGATCACCAATCAAAACTTACTCTAATGTCTGAGTCACTAAGAAACGACGGACGTGTTTGGGTTCCAAAAGCGAAGGGAGACAAACGTCCACCTTCTCAAATTCCAGAGAACGAAAGAGATTACTACCTAGAGAGAATCTATCCATCATTCGGTAACCTTGTTCCACGTGACGTTGCTTCAAGAAACGCAAAGAACATGTGTGATGCTGGTTTTGGTGTAGGAGCTACTGGTCTTGCTGTTTATTTAGATTTCGCTTCAGCAATTGAGCGCGAAGGTGAAGATAAAATTAGAGCTAGATACGGAAACCTTTTTGAAATGTACGAGCAGATCACTGACTCGAACCCATACAAAAATCCAATGATGATCTACCCTGCTATCCACTACACAATGGGTGGTCTATGGGTTGATTACAACTTAATGAGTAACGTTGAAGGTCTATTCGTTATCGGTGAAGCAAACTTCTCTGATCACGGTGCTAACCGTCTTGGAGCTTCTGCTCTAATGCAAGGTTTAGCTGATGGATACTTCGTTCTTCCGTACACAATCGGAAATTATTTTGCTTCAAACAAATTCGAAAAACTTGAACTTACTCACCACGAATTTGAAAAAGCATTAGCTGAATCAAAAGCAAAATTCGACCGTCTACTTGCTGTAAACGGAACGAAGACTGTAGATCATTTCCATAAACAACTTGGTCACGTAATGTGGGACAACGTTGGTATGGCGAGAAATGAAGCTGGTCTAAAAAAGGCCATCGATCAAATCAGATCTATCAGAGAGCAATTCTGGAAAGACGTAAAAGTTACGGGAACAAATGTTGACGTAAACACTGAGCTTGAAAAAGCAGGTCGTGTAGCAGACTTCTTAGAACTGGGAGAACTAATGGCACTAGACGCTCTTGAGCGTACAGAATCATGTGGTGGTCACTTTAGAGAAGAGTCTCAAACTGAAGAAGGTGAAGCAAAACGTGACGATGAAAATTTCGCACACGTTGCTGCTTGGGAATACCAAGGCGAAGGTGTTAAACCAATTCGTAACATCGAAGAACTAAAGTTTGAATACGTTAAATTAACACAAAGATCTTACAAGTAA
- a CDS encoding arginase family protein, translating to MKKDLILENASTRDSERVITNRTKPSEADILFFKSSSDIGTIRNFGRRGGGFAPEAILNIVKKLALHNEQTWSDIEVANPRLEEEDFSYAQSEYATTLATAFGSYPKARKFIYLGGGHDHVYPLLKALNTKYKKIKVINIDAHLDTRIDEFHNSGTPFRQFANEFEGKFELIQLGIHDFANSKTTMNELGRAKEVVATYDDLKHLTQNFVNNRKLFERMMPYDHEALYLFSLDADALDAGIMEGVSAVNHRGLPYHFVEELLTYAQDVLRVKHYGFYEYNPVYDNLSQKGARTLASLIYKIMDHEN from the coding sequence GTGAAAAAAGATTTAATTCTTGAAAACGCCAGCACTAGAGACAGCGAACGCGTGATCACTAACAGAACCAAACCTTCTGAAGCTGACATTCTTTTTTTCAAATCCTCTTCTGACATAGGGACAATTAGGAATTTCGGAAGACGTGGCGGAGGCTTTGCCCCGGAAGCTATTTTGAATATTGTGAAGAAGCTGGCCCTGCATAATGAACAGACTTGGTCCGATATTGAGGTGGCAAATCCTCGTCTGGAAGAGGAAGATTTTTCTTATGCGCAAAGCGAATATGCGACGACGCTGGCAACGGCCTTTGGAAGCTATCCAAAAGCGCGAAAATTTATTTACCTTGGTGGTGGCCACGATCACGTTTACCCACTCCTGAAAGCACTGAATACAAAATATAAAAAAATCAAAGTCATCAATATCGACGCTCACCTCGACACGAGAATTGATGAGTTTCACAACTCTGGAACTCCATTCAGACAATTTGCCAACGAATTTGAAGGTAAGTTCGAACTGATCCAACTTGGGATCCACGACTTTGCTAATTCAAAAACGACGATGAATGAATTAGGGAGAGCAAAAGAAGTGGTCGCGACTTATGACGACTTAAAACACCTGACTCAAAATTTTGTGAACAATAGAAAACTCTTCGAGCGCATGATGCCTTACGATCACGAAGCTCTTTATCTCTTCAGTCTCGATGCTGACGCTCTTGATGCTGGAATTATGGAAGGAGTGAGCGCCGTTAATCACCGCGGTCTTCCCTACCACTTTGTCGAAGAACTTCTGACTTATGCTCAGGATGTTTTACGAGTGAAGCATTATGGTTTTTACGAATACAATCCGGTTTACGACAATCTTTCTCAAAAAGGAGCACGCACACTAGCTTCTTTGATTTATAAAATTATGGATCATGAGAATTAA
- a CDS encoding ATP-binding protein, which produces MRMYVLLIFTAILLSFSTAYYAINLSNKSSASISEIEEIQKYKKEFYKQGHPILEIDLSSMYPSRLFSQLLQPQNVFAREAKTVKTYFSKSCNNTFERMSKLYFDKSETWEDFRCNRITRLPPGFFENAPLVHETGVSYAFLAFLSGREPFFTHEWVRNNLNLFHMYELEELPPKSLEGNFKILSQLNKNELEALVKGSNYILTNDYLLVRNRKKFNVTYKIFTKLEFEQYLKEKIFYLRPYEEGAQCFYREDHFCWEKDDRTLVQIFMQSSIVVFGGSLVVLLLIAVILYRKIKQQGFEEERKKHALRVLTHELRTPIANLMLQVEQINKQSDLIPASILEEFLKMEGEVYRLKRLAEKSTSYLQTNDGKSLLAITLQEVPSVNELIIDMIHDYTEKGVGFTASPTDGPFRMDVYWYGICVKNLLENAFHHGKSPVMVKWTLVNDELTLTVTDAGVCPYKNLEEILSSDRTGKNSRGLGLGMSIVQKIMQEMDGKLSYQQTPTTFSLFLRNK; this is translated from the coding sequence ATGCGAATGTACGTCCTGCTTATTTTTACCGCCATCCTGCTGTCTTTTTCGACGGCCTATTATGCTATTAACCTTTCTAACAAATCATCGGCGAGTATTTCGGAAATAGAAGAGATTCAGAAGTATAAAAAAGAGTTCTATAAACAGGGTCATCCTATTTTAGAAATCGATTTAAGCTCGATGTATCCTTCGAGACTTTTTTCTCAGCTATTGCAGCCGCAAAACGTTTTTGCCCGCGAAGCAAAGACTGTGAAAACATATTTTTCGAAATCCTGTAACAATACATTCGAGAGAATGAGTAAGCTTTATTTTGATAAAAGTGAAACATGGGAAGACTTTCGTTGTAACCGTATCACCAGGCTTCCTCCGGGCTTTTTTGAAAACGCGCCACTGGTTCATGAAACTGGTGTGAGTTATGCGTTCCTGGCCTTTTTATCGGGGAGAGAGCCGTTTTTTACTCATGAATGGGTGAGAAATAATTTAAATCTTTTTCACATGTATGAACTGGAAGAACTTCCACCTAAAAGTCTTGAAGGGAATTTTAAAATCCTCTCTCAACTTAATAAAAATGAACTTGAGGCCCTGGTAAAAGGCAGCAATTATATTTTGACCAATGATTATCTTTTGGTGAGAAATCGTAAAAAATTCAATGTCACTTATAAGATTTTTACCAAGCTTGAGTTTGAACAGTATTTAAAAGAAAAAATCTTCTACCTTCGTCCTTATGAAGAAGGGGCGCAGTGTTTTTATAGAGAAGATCATTTCTGTTGGGAAAAGGACGACAGGACTTTAGTTCAGATCTTCATGCAGTCATCTATTGTTGTTTTCGGTGGCTCGCTTGTCGTTCTCCTTCTAATTGCCGTGATTCTTTATAGAAAGATTAAGCAGCAAGGTTTTGAAGAAGAAAGGAAAAAGCATGCGCTGCGAGTTTTAACTCATGAGCTCCGAACTCCGATTGCGAATTTAATGTTACAAGTTGAGCAGATCAACAAACAGTCTGACTTAATCCCAGCGAGTATTTTAGAAGAATTTTTAAAGATGGAAGGCGAGGTCTATAGGCTTAAGAGATTAGCCGAGAAGAGTACGAGTTATCTTCAAACGAATGATGGCAAGTCTTTGCTGGCCATTACTCTTCAGGAAGTTCCATCGGTGAATGAACTCATTATTGATATGATTCATGACTACACTGAAAAGGGTGTAGGGTTTACAGCTTCACCAACTGACGGGCCATTTAGAATGGATGTCTATTGGTACGGAATTTGTGTAAAGAATCTTTTAGAAAATGCCTTTCATCACGGAAAGAGTCCGGTGATGGTGAAATGGACGCTTGTTAATGATGAGCTGACATTAACGGTGACTGATGCAGGTGTATGCCCTTATAAAAATCTGGAAGAGATCTTGTCGTCTGATCGCACAGGGAAAAACTCCAGAGGGCTAGGGCTCGGCATGAGTATCGTGCAAAAAATTATGCAGGAGATGGATGGAAAACTTTCCTACCAGCAAACTCCTACAACCTTCTCTCTTTTTTTAAGGAATAAATAA
- a CDS encoding substrate-binding periplasmic protein — MRLHYLKFLSSFVLFFCISFVSAADKISIRVGGYNFPPFVEQDGQAGMVNDLLKKLNSSQEKFQFVFVSTSANRRYRDLKDKKMDLIFFEDESWSWDGPDTPHLKTGVIVNGGEMFVALKKKSRDQKYFDSFNRKKIRGIFGYHYNFANMKTDPELLRKKGISLGQSNEENLKDLLEERIDIIVMNSFVIEKKLKEDPTLKEKLLISTKKDQTYQLRIMLNPQSQISAEEIEKLTLANLK, encoded by the coding sequence ATGCGTTTACACTATTTAAAATTTTTATCTTCTTTCGTTCTCTTTTTTTGCATTAGTTTTGTTTCAGCAGCAGACAAAATAAGCATTAGAGTCGGGGGTTATAATTTCCCTCCATTTGTTGAACAAGATGGTCAGGCCGGAATGGTAAACGACCTGCTAAAAAAGTTAAATAGTTCACAGGAAAAATTTCAATTTGTTTTTGTCAGCACAAGTGCGAATCGAAGATACCGTGATTTGAAAGATAAAAAAATGGATTTGATCTTCTTTGAAGATGAGAGCTGGAGTTGGGATGGCCCGGACACTCCTCATCTTAAGACCGGAGTTATTGTCAATGGTGGTGAGATGTTCGTCGCCCTTAAAAAGAAGTCTCGTGATCAAAAGTACTTTGATTCTTTTAATCGCAAAAAAATCAGAGGGATTTTTGGTTATCATTACAATTTTGCCAATATGAAAACAGACCCTGAATTGTTGAGAAAAAAAGGTATCAGTCTTGGCCAGAGTAATGAGGAGAATTTAAAAGATCTTCTCGAGGAACGTATCGATATCATCGTTATGAACTCATTTGTTATAGAAAAAAAGTTAAAAGAAGATCCAACACTGAAAGAGAAGTTATTAATTAGCACTAAGAAAGATCAAACTTATCAATTAAGAATCATGTTGAATCCCCAATCTCAGATATCAGCAGAAGAGATTGAAAAACTTACCTTGGCGAATTTAAAATGA
- a CDS encoding response regulator transcription factor has protein sequence MKQVLIVEDDENLGKSLKKILESEGMKAQLAPTLELARTLLSKDLDVIVLDWMLPDGQGIDFLREIRSKEFSMPVIMLTARTDLIDKVLGLETGANDYMTKPFESRELIARVRVQLREKVAVIARSEKVMVGKLMINDMEKEVLYDGRKVTFTKMEYELVRLLAENPRQTFSRENLLDKVWGYENFPTTRTVDTHVLQIRQKTADDIIETIRGLGYRLGTMS, from the coding sequence ATGAAGCAGGTTTTAATTGTTGAAGATGATGAAAATTTAGGAAAATCGTTGAAAAAAATTTTGGAGAGTGAAGGGATGAAAGCGCAACTGGCGCCAACTCTCGAACTTGCTCGTACACTATTGTCCAAAGACCTGGATGTCATCGTTTTAGACTGGATGCTACCTGATGGACAGGGGATAGATTTCTTGCGCGAAATTCGCTCAAAAGAATTCTCTATGCCGGTTATTATGCTGACGGCGAGAACAGATCTCATTGATAAAGTTTTAGGACTGGAAACGGGCGCTAATGACTATATGACAAAACCGTTTGAGTCCCGCGAATTAATTGCGCGTGTACGCGTTCAATTGAGAGAGAAAGTTGCAGTGATCGCCCGCTCTGAAAAAGTTATGGTGGGAAAGTTAATGATTAATGATATGGAAAAAGAAGTTCTCTATGATGGACGTAAAGTTACATTTACGAAAATGGAATATGAATTAGTAAGACTGCTTGCAGAAAATCCACGTCAAACATTCTCGCGTGAGAATCTTTTAGATAAAGTTTGGGGGTATGAGAATTTTCCAACGACCAGGACTGTCGATACACACGTTTTACAAATCAGACAAAAAACGGCCGATGATATTATCGAAACGATCCGCGGTCTTGGTTACCGATTAGGAACCATGTCGTAG
- a CDS encoding succinate dehydrogenase cytochrome b subunit has product MSSKPSSSFLNSVVKKQIMGITGLLLCGFVLSHFLGNCTLFIGSDAFNKYAHTLASNPLIYLAEAGLLAVFLAHIGFAIKLILENRAARPIPYAYARKHSGRGATFASSTMVYSGILTLIFLVIHILGLKFGAYYETTVNGVVMRDLYKTTIEYFQDPLHVLFYVIAVVSLGVHVSHGFWSAFQSLGLNHPKYMPKLKCAAWAFGILVGGGFSALAVFCYFQGVR; this is encoded by the coding sequence ATGAGTTCTAAACCTTCGAGCTCGTTTCTCAACTCTGTCGTAAAAAAACAGATCATGGGTATTACGGGACTATTACTATGCGGCTTCGTTCTTTCACACTTTCTCGGAAACTGTACGCTTTTTATTGGATCAGACGCATTCAATAAATATGCACACACACTTGCGAGCAATCCACTCATTTATTTAGCTGAAGCAGGTCTATTGGCCGTCTTCCTTGCTCACATTGGATTTGCCATCAAACTTATCCTTGAAAACAGAGCTGCTCGTCCAATACCTTATGCTTACGCTAGAAAGCATTCAGGAAGAGGTGCTACGTTTGCTTCTTCAACTATGGTGTACTCAGGAATTTTAACTCTTATTTTTCTTGTCATTCACATCTTAGGATTAAAATTCGGGGCCTACTACGAAACAACTGTAAACGGTGTTGTAATGAGAGATCTTTACAAAACAACAATTGAATACTTCCAGGATCCATTACACGTTCTATTTTATGTTATCGCTGTCGTTTCTCTTGGTGTTCACGTTAGCCACGGTTTCTGGTCAGCGTTTCAATCATTGGGTCTTAACCACCCTAAATACATGCCAAAATTAAAATGTGCTGCATGGGCATTTGGAATTCTAGTTGGTGGCGGATTTTCTGCTCTAGCTGTTTTCTGCTATTTCCAAGGAGTAAGATAA
- the rimK gene encoding 30S ribosomal protein S6--L-glutamate ligase: protein MKIAILSRNSSLYSTRRLVEAGKARGHEIEVIDTLKCYMDITSTKPMVHYQDRALEDFDAIIPRIGASITFYGTAVIRQFEMMGVFSLNESVAIARARDKLRSLQILSRKGLGLPVTGFAHSTKMTQELIKLVGGAPLVVKLLEGTQGKGVVLAETNSAAESVIDAFREMDANILVQEFIKEARGSDIRCFVVGDEVVATMMRTAKAGEFRSNLHRGGTAKVVEITKEERQAALDATKALGLNLAGVDMLRSERGPLIMEVNSSPGLNGIETATGKDVAGMIIEYLERIDKNSTETKGNG, encoded by the coding sequence ATGAAAATTGCCATTCTTTCTAGGAACTCAAGTCTGTATTCAACGAGACGTCTTGTTGAGGCCGGCAAAGCAAGAGGCCATGAAATTGAAGTTATCGACACATTAAAGTGTTATATGGATATTACATCGACTAAACCGATGGTGCACTATCAGGACAGAGCTCTTGAGGATTTTGATGCGATCATTCCAAGAATTGGCGCGTCAATTACATTTTATGGAACGGCCGTTATCCGTCAGTTTGAAATGATGGGTGTTTTTTCATTAAATGAAAGTGTGGCCATTGCACGTGCCCGCGATAAACTGAGATCACTTCAGATATTATCGAGAAAAGGACTGGGTCTTCCTGTGACAGGTTTTGCTCACTCTACTAAGATGACGCAAGAACTAATTAAGTTAGTTGGTGGAGCTCCTCTAGTAGTAAAACTTTTAGAAGGAACTCAAGGTAAAGGCGTGGTTCTCGCTGAAACAAACTCAGCAGCAGAATCGGTTATCGATGCTTTCAGAGAAATGGATGCAAACATTCTTGTTCAGGAATTTATTAAAGAAGCACGTGGATCAGATATTAGATGTTTTGTTGTTGGTGACGAAGTTGTTGCGACAATGATGAGAACGGCGAAGGCCGGAGAGTTTAGAAGTAATCTTCACCGAGGTGGAACAGCTAAGGTTGTCGAGATTACTAAAGAAGAAAGACAAGCAGCACTGGACGCAACTAAAGCGTTGGGATTAAACCTTGCTGGTGTGGATATGCTTCGCTCAGAGCGCGGACCTCTTATTATGGAAGTGAATTCAAGCCCGGGATTAAATGGGATTGAAACAGCGACTGGTAAAGATGTTGCGGGAATGATCATAGAGTATTTAGAACGCATCGATAAAAATTCAACAGAGACCAAAGGTAACGGATAA